A stretch of DNA from Cytobacillus luteolus:
ACCTGTAATGAGACCAATTTGGAAAACACCAGGAAGATCTGCAATTGACGCTGTCGCTTCATTTGTAGGGAGTTATTCTATTGGTTTACTAATTACAAATCGCGTTTTTAAGGAAGGAAAATATACAATTAAAGAAGCGACAATTATCGCTACTGGGTTTTCAACAGTTTCAGCAACTTTTATGATTGTTGTTGCTAAAACGCTAGGACTAATGGAAATTTGGAATGTGTATTTTTGGTCAACCTTAGTTGTTACATTCTTAGTGACTGCGGTTACAGTTCGAATCTGGCCACTGAAAAGCATTAGTGAGGAATATTATAATGGCAAAGGTAGCCCCGAAGAAGTTATAAAAAAGGACCGTTTAAAAACTGCTTGGAGATATGCAATGAATGCATCTCAAAATTCGCCTAGCCTAGTAAAAAATATCGTTGCTAACTTAAAAGATGGATTTGTTATGACAATGGGCATTTTACCATCTATTTTATCAGTAGGGTTATTGGGTCTAGTCCTTGCGGAGTATACCCCGGTATTTGATATTCTTGGTTATATTTACTACCCGTTCACCTTATTATTACAAATTCCTGAACCATTACTAGCTGCAAAAGCTTCAGCTATTGAGATAGCTGAAATGTTCTTGCCGGCACTTTTAGTAGTTGATGCACCTATGATAACTAAATTTGTCATTGGAATTGTGTCTGTATCAGCAATTCTATTTTTCTCAGCTTTAATACCTTGTATTTTATCAACAGAAATTCCAATAAGTATTCCAAAACTATTAGTCTTATGGGTTGAAAGAACAATTCTTACTTTAATTTTTGCTACACCTATAGCATATATATTCCTGTGAGTTTTTCTAATATTTTTACTACTCACATTGACATTCTAATGGTCCATCTATAAAATTGTAAGTAGACATTAGGTATTAGATTATAAGATTAAAATAAACATAGAATTGTGTGATTAAGGAATGGATGTAAAACCAGATCATCGAATTGGCAAAAATGCCATGCACTTAGCACTTTTCGGTCCAGACGAGGTTAATCAGGAATATATTAAAGATTTAAGAATACAAGGTTTTGTATTCTGCCAGGGTAAAACAGGTTCAATGGAAACCAATAAGATTGTGGCTGCAATTGAAACCGCTGCCAAGAGAAATGGCGTCATTGAAAATGATGTGTATCGTGAAACGCATGCCTTATATCATGCAATTATGGAGGCACTACACGGTGTAACAAGAGGGCAAGTTCTTCTTGGAACAGTCTTGAGATCCGTTGGCTTAAGTTTTTCTGTAGTTAGAGGAAAGCCTTACCAATCAGATGCTGAAGGAGAATGGATTGCAGTTGCACTCTATGGAACCATCGGAGCTCCGGTAAAAGGGGCCGAACACGAGGCAATTGGCCTTGGAATAAATCATATATAAAATTACTAGCCCATAGTAATTAGTCAATAGGGGGCTATACCAAAAATGATTCTTAGAATCATTACTTTGGTATGGCTCCCTTTTTGTTATATTTTAACGAATATGAAGAGGGAGCGGTTTTAAGATGAAACTTACAGGAAATTCATTAACCATTGATAAAGCACAAAAAGTGATCTACGAGTTTGAAATAGTAGAAGTTCCAGAAAATGTATGGGACCAAGTGGAAGCAAGTCGAAAAGCGGTTGATGACATCGTCGAAGACAAAAGAGTAGTTTATGGAATTACTACTGGGTTTGGTAAGTTCAGTGATGTATATATAGACCAGTGTGATGTAGACGAATTACAACTAAATTTAATTCGTAGCCATGCGTGTGGGGTAGGCGAACCATTTCCGGAGCATGTTTCAAGAGCAATGGTAATGCTCCGAGTTAATGCCCTATTAAAAGGTTTCTCAGGGATTCGTAGGGAGGCTGTTGAGTTATTAATTGATTTATTAAATCACAGAATACATCCAGTCGTACCACAGCAAGGTTCATTAGGAGCTAGTGGTGATTTAGCCCCTCTATCACATATTGCCTTATGCTTAGTAGGGGAAGGGGAAGTTGTATATCAAAGCGAGAGAATGACAACGGCTAAAGCGTTTGAGATGGCAGGTTTACAGCCGATCTCATTAAAGGCGAAGGAAGGTTTAGCGTTAATCAATGGTACTCAAGCTATGACAGCGATGGGCTTGATTAATTACATTGAAGCTGCAAACTTAGCTTTACAAGCGGATACGATTGCGGCTTTAACATTAGAAGGTTTACAAGGAATTGTTGATGCCTTTGATGAAGATATCCATACAGCAAGAGGCTATAAGGAACAAATTGAAGTAGCCGAGCGAATTCGTAGTTTTATAGACGGCAGTAAATTAACAACAAGGCAAGGTGAGATTAGAGTTCAGGATGCTTATTCCTTGAGGTGTATACCTCAAGTACATGGGGCGTCACTTCAAGTATTAGGCTATGTTAGAGAAAAGTTAGAAATTGAAATGAATGCTGCAACCGATAATCCACTTATTTTTGATGGTGGTAATAAAGTGCTGTCAGGCGGGAACTTTCATGGACAGCCAATCGCCTTTGCAATGGACTTTCTAAAAATAGGAATGGCTGAGTTAGCAAACATCTCGGAGCGACGAATTGAACGGATGGTTAACCCACAGCTAAATGATTTGCCGCCATTCCTAAGTCCACAGCCTGGATTACAATCTGGAGCTATGATTATGCAATATGCAGCGGCCTCTCTTGTGTCAGAAAATAAAACACTGGCTCATCCGGCAAGTGTTGATTCTATTCCATCCTCAGCCAACCAAGAGGATCATGTGAGTATGGGAACAATCGGTTCGAGACATGCTTATCAAATTATTGCTAATGTCCGAAGGGTATTAGCAATTGAGTTGATGTGTGCTATGCAAGCCGTTGAATATCGCGGAATAGAGAATATGGCACCACTTACGCGTAGTGTTTTTGAAGAGGGGCGTAAAATGGTTCCTTCGATTACCAAGGACCGTGTGTTTTCAGCAGATATTGAAAGATTAACAAAATGGTTATTGAAAACTAACTTTAAAACACTTTTAGATGAAAAAAAAAGCATAAGTAGTGCCCAAATACAGCATTAATTGATTAAAAAGCCCCTAAGTTAGGGGCTTTTTAATGTTACGATAGAAAATTCCCATGAAAAAGTGTGCTAAACCCGGACTGTTTTATCCATTTATTTACAATACTTAATTAAAAAGACCAAATACTTAACAAAGACGATAAAATACTTAACTAATTCTCGAAAATACTTTCCTTTTCACTCAAAATACTTAATCAATCTTTAAAAATACTTAATTAACCAAAATTTTTTTATATCTTTTTCTAAAAAAAAGAATGTTATTTTCTGAAATATCAAATAAAATAGAATTATACATACTAACCGTTTGGTATGGAAGGTATTTTCAAATCTAATATCGAATTAGAATGGGGAGGATGCTATGCACTTACGTTTGACTGAGGAACAGCGAATGGTTCAGAAAACGATCCGTAGGTTTGTTGAGAATGAATTAATGCCTCTGGAAAATGATGTTCTTAGAAATGAGAGAGAAGGAAGACCAAGCCTACCGCCTGGAAAGATTGAAGAGCTTCAGCTTAAAGCAAAGGAATTTGGTTTCTGGGGAATTAATACTCCTGCTGAATATGGAGGGGCAGATCTTGGGCAAATGATGTTAGCTCTCGTAACAATGGAAACGTCAAAAACCTTCGTGCCCTTTAGATTTGGTGGCTCAGCCGACAACATTCTTTATTACGCAAATGATGAACAGAAAGAAAAATACCTACTTCCAACGATTAACGGTGAGAAAAAATCATGTTTTGCGATGACAGAACCGGATGCAGGTTCAGATACGAGAAACATTAAGATGACTGCAGTTAAGGATGGCAATGAATGGGTATTAAATGGTGAAAAAACATTTATAACAGGTGGAAATGAAGCCGACTTTGTAATGGTCATTGCAATCACGGACAAAGAAAGGCACCAAGCGACTGGAAGAGAGGGTGTAACTTGTTTCATAGTTGACCGTGAAATGGGCTGGAAGTCAGAGTTTATCCCGACAATGGGAGAGGGAGGACCAGCTGGTTTAGTGTTCGATAATGTCCGAGTTCCTGAGAGTCACATATTAGGAGAAATTCATGGAGGCTATAAGTTAGGACTAGAGTGGATTGGTTTTGCAAGATGGATTGTCGGGGCACGCGCAGTTGGAGCTGCTGAGAGATTACTTCAAATGGCGATTGATTACTCGAAGGAACGAATCACATTTGGAGAACCAATCGCCGAAAGACAAGCCATTCAATGGATGATTGCGGACTCTGCTACAGAGATTGAAGCGGCAAGATGGCTTACTTTAAATGCGGCTTTCACGCTTGATCAAGGTGAGGATAACCGTCATCTAGCTTCGATAGCAAAACTATATGGATCAAATATGGGAAATAGAGTAGTAGACCGAGTCCTTCAAATCCATGGCGGAATGGGTTACACAAAAGAACTTCCAATTGAGCGTTGGTACCGTGAGGCAAGGTTATGGAGAATTTATGATGGAACAGATGAAATTCAGCGTTTAATTATTGCTCGTAATCTATTAAAAGGAAATGTAAAGGTTGGGCAATTTATTTAATAGAATAATTTAAAGGGGGAAATAAGAATGACAAGTAGATTTACAGGAAGAGTGGCATTTGTAACAGGTGGGAGTAGAGGGATTGGTAAAGCAATTGTTGAACAATTTGCAGGAGAAGGAGCAAAGGTTGCCATTATTGATGTAAATGAAGAAGCTTTAACAGAAACAGCAGCTGAATTAAGGGAAAAAGGTTATGAAGTTTTTGCAAAGGTTGCCAATGTTGTTGATGCCGCACAAGTTGAAGCTGCGATGGAAGAAGTAGTCTCTGAGTTTGGATCTCTTGATATACTCGTAAATAATGCAGGTGTTATTCGTGACAATCTTTTATTTAAAATGACTGAATCAGACTGGGATACCGTAATGGATGTTCATTTAAAAGGCTCGTTTAATGCAACGAAAGCAGCTCAGAAATACATGGTAGAACAAAAGTACGGTAGAATTATTAACATATCTTCTACATCTGCCCTCGGAAACCGCGGTCAGGCAAATTATGCTACGGCAAAAGCAGGACTTCAAGGTTTAACGAAAACATTGGCCATTGAATTAGGTAAGTATGGAATTACAGCAAACTCTGTTGCACCGGGTTTTATTGAAACAGAAATGACAAAGGAAACAGCAGCGAGAATTGGTATTCCTTTTGAGGAGTTAATTAAATATAGTGTAGCCCAAATACCAGTAGGGCGCAGTGGCAAACCAACTGATATCGCTAATGCAGTAGCCTTTTTTGCTGATGAAAGATCATCTTTTGTGAGTGGTCAAGTGATGTATGTTGCTGGTGGGCCTAAAAACTAAATTGAGAGGTGAATAAGTATGTTAAAAGAGGCAGTTGGGAAACGCTCAAATCCAGTAAAAAATATTATTGAACGTGGTGCTGTAAAGAAATTTGCAGAGTCAATCGGAGACCTTCACCCCTTATTCATTGATGAGGATACAGGTAAAAATTCAAGATATCAGCAAAATATAGCACCTCCAACTTTTCCAAGGGTTTTAGATTATGGGACAATCGAGGGATTTAACCTCCCTAATAAGGGATTGATTCATGGTGAACAGGTCTACCATTATAATCGACCACTATTAGTTGGCGAGGAAGTTCAGTGCTATACAGAGGTTGAAAGTGTATACGAAAGGTCGGGTAGCCAAGGTTCTATGATATTTTTAGTTTTAAAAAATTACGGTGATGACATAGAGGGTAATAACATTTTTAGTGAGAAAATGGTTATTATCATCAATGAGGCTGTAAGAAAGGCGATGGGATTATGAAAACGATAGAAGTGTTTCAAGTCGGCGAATCCTTAGAAGAAGTTCAATTATCACCTGTAACTAGAATTGACTTAATAAAATATGCTGGTGCTTCAGGTGATTATAATCCTATTCATACGATTGATGAGGAAGCAACCAAGGTAGGGTTACCTGGAATCATTGCACATGGAATGTGGACAATGGGGAATCTATCAAAGTTATTTACTCCATATCTTGAGGAAGGTTTTATTGAAAATTACACAATCCGATTTAGGGGTATGGTTTTTCTAAAAGATGTGATTACATTGAAAGCGAAAGTTGTTGAGACTGCTGAAAATAAAGTTCATTTTGATGTAGCGGCTGTAAATCAAGATGGTGCCCCAGTGATAAAAGGTAAGGTTGTATTTTCTAAATATTTGTAAGCGATTACGAAAAAGGTCTGATGCCTAGTGTTAGGAATCAGACCTTTAAATTTATTGTTCGTTCCCATCATACCAATCCGTGTAATTACCACTTCCGTAACATCCTGCGCATTCCACTGGCTCAGCATAATAATATTCATACATTGAAAATGAATTAAAGCCTTTTCCATTACACATCGGGCAACGCCCTAATGATTCCATCTCAAGTACTCTTCGTTCATGCCTTGCCGCAAACCAATCAGATACAGAGTTTAAAATACCCATTGTGACACACACCTCTTTACTCTTATGTAATATATATTATGATGTGGAAAATAAAGGGTTTTTATTCTATTAAATTTTTCATAAAATAGCCTATTTACTTTTTAGCCTATATCATGTTCAATTAAGCATAATAAATTGGTTTTAGTAACAAGGAGTATGTAACGATGAGTATAGTAAATGTTGAGAACTTAACACACTATTTTGGTGATAAATTAATTTTTAAAGATATAGAATTCAGACTGCTAAATTTAGAAAGAGTAGGATTAGTTGGACCAAATGGTGCTGGCAAGTCAACACTTCTACAGATTTTAACTGGATCTATCCAACCTGATAAAGGAAAGATTGACTATCATCCAAATGTACGGATTGGGTACTTAGAGCAGCATATAGACTTAACTGAAGGTATGACTATCAAAGAGTATTTGCAAAGTGCTTTTAAATACTTATATGAAGCTGAGCAAGAAATGTTGGAACTCTCTAGTAAAATGGGAGGACTTGAGGGGGAAGAACTAGAACAGCTTTTAAAGAGATTTGCAGAAGTGCAACAGTTACTTGAAAGTCATGACTTTTATATGCTTGATCCTAGGATTGAAGAAGTTGCCAGTGGGTTAGGGATCACTGCGTTAGGAATGGACACAGATGTCAGTCATCTCAGCGGTGGTCAACGGACAAAGCTGTTGCTTGCTAAACTACTACTTGAGGAACCTGGAATTTTAATGCTCGATGAACCTACGAACTACCTTGATTTTGAGCATATAGAATGGTTGAAGGATTATTTGAAAAATTACCCTAGATCATTTATTTTAATATCCCATGATACCTCCTTTTTGAATGAAGTGGTGAATGTGATTTATCATTTAGAACATAAGCAATTAACACGATATATTGGAAATTATAATAAATTTGAAGAGGCTTATGAATTAAGAAAGCACCAAATTTTCACTGCTTATGATCGACAACAGGCAGAGATTAAGAAATTAGAAACATATATTCAAAAAAATAAGGTGAGGGCTTCAACGTCTAGGCAGGCAAAAGATCGTGAAAGGAAACTCATGAAAATAGACCGAATTGAAAAACCTTCACTTAGTCCTAGGCCTAGATTCTCATTTAATGTGAGTGAGCGACCAGGTAATGTCGTCCTGGAGGTAAAAAGTTTAGAGATAGGCTATGTAAAACCACTATTACCGCCATTTTCCTTCAAGTTGCAGCGGGGGGAGAAGGTTGCGATTACTGGTTATAACGGTATTGGTAAATCAACAACATTAAAAACATTTATTGGTGAAGTGACACCACTAAAAGGAACTGTTTCTTTTGGATCAAATGTCAATCCTTCCTATTTTGCACAGGAGTGGAATACGACTAGTGAACAAACGCCACTTGAATTTATTTGGTCACTTCATGAAAAAATGACTCAAAAAGAAGTACGGCGAGTTTTAGCAAAAAGTGGTTTAAAGACTGACCATATTTATCAACCACTTCAGTCCTTAAGTGGTGGTGAGCAAACAAGGGTTAGACTTTGTCAGCTAATGTTAGAACGCAGTAATTGGCTTATTTTGGATGAACCAACAAACCATCTAGATTTTCAAGCTAAAGAAGCATTAGCAATTGCATTAGAAAAATATGAAGGAACAATCATAGTTGTATCCCACGAACCAGAATTCTATAAAAGTTGGGTGACACAAGTATGGGATTTAGAACAATGGCAACTGAAATAAGGATTTGACCAGATCTGTAAAAAGATTTGGTCTTTTTTATTCTCTTCTTTTTCCATTAATACTTTTTGAGAAAGTAAAGAAAAATATACGTGTAAGACCATTTTTTTAGAAAAGAGGAGGCGTAACAAATGATAAGAAATAAGATACTTAGTGTTGTTACATGTTCTTTATTAGTTGGCTTAGTAGCATGTAATAACGCCGACAACAATGCATTAGATGATAGAGTAAATAACGGCTATGGTGCATTGGAGAATAGGTATAACGATGACATTCTAAACACGAGAGATAATAATCGTGTAGGAGTGTTAGACACTAGAAATAACAATAATAACAGAACAAATGTAAATGACCATGATCGTTTATTCGGTACAAGAGATACGAATCGTGATAATGGTATGTATGGGGTAAGAGGAAACAATCCGGATCGAACTCGAAATGATAATGGTAGTCGAGGATTGTATGGAACTAGAAATGCTGATGATAATGCTATTTATGGTAATAGAAACAATAATGGGAATAACACCACTTTTGGGAACGGAAATACTTATGATAATGAGGTCTTAACTAATAATGACCGTTACAATAGACATACAGGTATTTTTGGAACAGACCGTGGCATGGGTGGTAATGACTATAACAATGCAGCTGAAGACCGTAACAATAATGACCGTCCATATTATGGAGGAAGCAGATGGGATTATGCTAACAGTCCGTTAGGTCTTAGAGGTTCAGAAGCCTATGATATGGGTCGTGAAAATAATGTTGTGATTGAAGAGGAAATGGGTACAACTTCAATTTCAAATGATAAAACAAATATCCCGAGCTCAAAGTTTCCACATACAAAAGCAGTATTAATTCAAGAAGCAAAGTTTAAGTTTGTGAAGTCAGGTGAAGGTCAAGGTCAAGGCAAAGCACAAGGCCAAGGTAACCGTAACTTTAAATTTTTAACTGGTGCACAAGGGAAACATGGTGCAACAGGTCAACAGCAGCAACCAGCGCAAAAACAAGAGCAACAACAACCAGCACAGCAACAAGAGCAACAACAACCAGCACAGCAACAAGAGCAACAACAACCAGCACAGCAACAAGAGCAACAACAACCAGCACAACAACAAGAGCAACAACAGCCAGCGCAGCAACAGGAGCAACAACAGCCAGCACAGCAACAAGAGCAGCAGCAACCAGCTCAACAAGAACAACCGGCACAAGAGCAAGAAACAGCAAAACAAGCTCCTGCACAGGGCATTAGCCAGGCAGAGCAAAAAGTAATTGATTTAACGAATGCAGAAAGAAGAAAAGCGGGCTTACCTGACTTAAAAGCAGATACATCATTAAGCAATGTTGCTAGAGAAAAGTCGAATGATATGCAAAAGAATAACTACTTCTCACATACAAGTCCAACGTATGGATCACCATTTGATATGATGAGGGATTTCGGTGTTAGCTATAAAACTGCTGGGGAGAACATTGCGCAAGGCCAACAAACTCCAGAGCAAGTTGTACAAGCGTGGATGAACAGTGAAGGACACCGTAAAAACATTATGAGCAAAGACTTTACACATATCGGTGTTGGGTACCAACAAAGTGGGCACCATTGGACACAAATGTTTATCGGAAAATAATAAATGTCTAGAATCGGTAGAAATACCGGTTCTTTTAAGTGGGTTTTAGTAGGAGGTTTAGGTAGCTACTTCATTTTTTTAATTAAAGCAATATGTATGAAGCAAGCAGGTATTATCCTTGCTTCAGGAGTTGGTCTTTGTGTGACTTCATCATATAATCATCTAAGATCATAATTTTTGAAGCATACGCAGCATGTTCTTCATAGGAAAGAAGAAGATCATGATAAAACCGTATAAAAATAGTGATTTTGATACTCAATTGTTCTGAAAAAATGTTTGCTCGGTTTACAACAATATTTTCATATTTATCAACTAGCTTCTTTGTCCTCTTAATAACCTTATATGCATCCTTCATTCGATACATATCACGAAGTTCTGAAAAATAGATAGCACAGTCCTCATTAAACTGGTTTTTTATTTCTCTGTGGATTTGCTCGTATTTATACTCTTTCCCTTCAAATACATAATGATGAAGCATTATAAGATCAGATTTGAAAGGATTATTAAGAAACTCCAAATAGATCCGAAGGGTGTTAAAAGCATCATACATAGGATTATGTGCATCACCAAAAAATGAAAGGTCGTAAAGTTTAAGGGCATTCTCTACTGAATAGTTTGTTTTGGTTACTCGCTTTGTGAAAATGTCTTGAAAATCAACATATCTTTTTTCAATTTTAGAAATAGTCGTCTCAGGTAATTTATGTAACATTGCATCAAGTCTCAAGCGCATCAAATCACTCTTGGACCATGAAAAGAAACGAGACTTCTTTATTCCGCCTACCCAGGTTAAAAATTCCTCAAACACAACTGAAAAACAGTTAGCACCTACCAAATCCGTATCTGATATCCCTGTTAACTTCCTACAAAAAACTGAAAGAGGTTCATTACTTAAAGGTTTTATAAAACGGTCGAAAAATGCCGTTTCCTTTGTTTCTATGTTATAGATTACTGCTCCAAGACGAATTGCCTCCATCTTCTCAAAAGGCATTCCTCGATTGGAACAAAGCATTTCAAAGTCAAAAAAGACAAATTGCTTTGTATCTGCCAAAAGTATCACCTCCTATGATTCAACAGGTAATTATACGTTATATACATATGTATAAATAGGCCCAATTATATCCAAGGTGAAAAGGGAGTATTTATTACAAATATTTCAGGAAATTATTCTGGAATAAAAAGGCAATTAATTAGAATATTTTAAAAATTTGTGAATTTATTGTGAATTAGCCTACCCAAAAAAGCATTATTAGAATATAATAATAATAAGAAGTAGTTTAGTCCTATGTGGAAAGTTGGGTTTACTTGTTTCTCAAGGGAATTTGATAGGAGGGATAGTGATGAATTTAGTATTCCGGAAAAGTTTTAACTTTAAAAGAATTGTAACATTTACAGCACTTTCTATTTTACTAATAATTTCATTATTTATTTCTTCTGCCATTTTAATTGGGTATAAAGTTACAAATCCAATGATAAAGGATATTGACCAAGTTCCAACAGATTATGGGTTAGAGTATGAAGAAATAAAAATCTACAATGTCATGGACAATATAACACTTAGTGGATGGTGGATCCCAACAAAAAATACACCTATTTTACAAAATGAAAAAGCGGTTATCTTTGCTCATGGTTATGGATATAACCGAACTAAGATGCCTTTTGATAGCTTAGAATTGGCGAAGCGTTTATCAAATGAGGGGTACCATGTTCTGATGTTTGACTTCAGAAACTCAGGGCTTTCTGAAAAAAGTCCTACTACCATCGGCTACAAGGAAAAAACCGATTTATTAAGTGCTATTAACTTTTCGAGTTATGAAAAAGGGGTTAAAAATATTGCTTTAATGGGTTGGTCAATGGGTGCTGCAACTTCTATTTTAGCAGGGATCGAATCAGAAGAAGTGAAGGCTGTTATCGCGGATAGTGCCTTTGCTGACCTTGCAACTTATACAAGAGAGAGCTTCTCTTACTGGACTGGATTACCTGAGTTTTTAGCAGTTGGATTTACAACAATTGCTGAATACTTGTTCCCAGAATTTAAAATAAGTGAGGTTAAGCCAATTGCAGTAGCGGACGATTATCCGCCTGGTAAAGGTCTCTTCTTTATTCATAGTAAAAAAGATGGAGCAATCCCTTATAGTCAGTCTCAATTATTACATGAAAGTTCACAGAATAGTGAATTATGGATGCCTCCGAAGGGTGGGCATATCCGAAGCTATAAGCATTTTAAAGAAGAATACGAGGAAAAAGTTTTGCTGTTCTTAGATAACTATTTCTTACGTGAAAACATCGTAGACCGTCCATTTTATTTAATTTCGTAGCAAAGCTCTCTGTGGTTTGTCCCACTTAGAGCTTTTTTGTTTATCTTGGTACAAATATTTAGTATCTTAATACAAATACTAAAGAATAATTTATACCGAATTTCAAGGTAGAATTGGGTAAATGTTGTAATAAAAGGAGTAACTTAATGGAACAGTTAAATGCAATTCATCAAAATGCAGTAGA
This window harbors:
- a CDS encoding YjiH family protein: MENKTNLNVGYNPDLNKGSNLVKFFLFSAIGIFMFFIPITIGEKSSIPLDHLVTWINTTFSTAVPYYALIVILLGAIYPFYTRTWNKNKVNTLFSMFKVVGLVVAIMLVFKAGPEWLFAPSMGPFLYEKLVIPVGVLVPIGSVFLALLVGYGLLEFIGVLLQPVMRPIWKTPGRSAIDAVASFVGSYSIGLLITNRVFKEGKYTIKEATIIATGFSTVSATFMIVVAKTLGLMEIWNVYFWSTLVVTFLVTAVTVRIWPLKSISEEYYNGKGSPEEVIKKDRLKTAWRYAMNASQNSPSLVKNIVANLKDGFVMTMGILPSILSVGLLGLVLAEYTPVFDILGYIYYPFTLLLQIPEPLLAAKASAIEIAEMFLPALLVVDAPMITKFVIGIVSVSAILFFSALIPCILSTEIPISIPKLLVLWVERTILTLIFATPIAYIFL
- the hutP gene encoding hut operon transcriptional regulator HutP, whose product is MDVKPDHRIGKNAMHLALFGPDEVNQEYIKDLRIQGFVFCQGKTGSMETNKIVAAIETAAKRNGVIENDVYRETHALYHAIMEALHGVTRGQVLLGTVLRSVGLSFSVVRGKPYQSDAEGEWIAVALYGTIGAPVKGAEHEAIGLGINHI
- the hutH gene encoding histidine ammonia-lyase, with amino-acid sequence MKLTGNSLTIDKAQKVIYEFEIVEVPENVWDQVEASRKAVDDIVEDKRVVYGITTGFGKFSDVYIDQCDVDELQLNLIRSHACGVGEPFPEHVSRAMVMLRVNALLKGFSGIRREAVELLIDLLNHRIHPVVPQQGSLGASGDLAPLSHIALCLVGEGEVVYQSERMTTAKAFEMAGLQPISLKAKEGLALINGTQAMTAMGLINYIEAANLALQADTIAALTLEGLQGIVDAFDEDIHTARGYKEQIEVAERIRSFIDGSKLTTRQGEIRVQDAYSLRCIPQVHGASLQVLGYVREKLEIEMNAATDNPLIFDGGNKVLSGGNFHGQPIAFAMDFLKIGMAELANISERRIERMVNPQLNDLPPFLSPQPGLQSGAMIMQYAAASLVSENKTLAHPASVDSIPSSANQEDHVSMGTIGSRHAYQIIANVRRVLAIELMCAMQAVEYRGIENMAPLTRSVFEEGRKMVPSITKDRVFSADIERLTKWLLKTNFKTLLDEKKSISSAQIQH
- a CDS encoding acyl-CoA dehydrogenase family protein — translated: MHLRLTEEQRMVQKTIRRFVENELMPLENDVLRNEREGRPSLPPGKIEELQLKAKEFGFWGINTPAEYGGADLGQMMLALVTMETSKTFVPFRFGGSADNILYYANDEQKEKYLLPTINGEKKSCFAMTEPDAGSDTRNIKMTAVKDGNEWVLNGEKTFITGGNEADFVMVIAITDKERHQATGREGVTCFIVDREMGWKSEFIPTMGEGGPAGLVFDNVRVPESHILGEIHGGYKLGLEWIGFARWIVGARAVGAAERLLQMAIDYSKERITFGEPIAERQAIQWMIADSATEIEAARWLTLNAAFTLDQGEDNRHLASIAKLYGSNMGNRVVDRVLQIHGGMGYTKELPIERWYREARLWRIYDGTDEIQRLIIARNLLKGNVKVGQFI
- a CDS encoding SDR family NAD(P)-dependent oxidoreductase, with the translated sequence MTSRFTGRVAFVTGGSRGIGKAIVEQFAGEGAKVAIIDVNEEALTETAAELREKGYEVFAKVANVVDAAQVEAAMEEVVSEFGSLDILVNNAGVIRDNLLFKMTESDWDTVMDVHLKGSFNATKAAQKYMVEQKYGRIINISSTSALGNRGQANYATAKAGLQGLTKTLAIELGKYGITANSVAPGFIETEMTKETAARIGIPFEELIKYSVAQIPVGRSGKPTDIANAVAFFADERSSFVSGQVMYVAGGPKN
- a CDS encoding MaoC family dehydratase N-terminal domain-containing protein translates to MLKEAVGKRSNPVKNIIERGAVKKFAESIGDLHPLFIDEDTGKNSRYQQNIAPPTFPRVLDYGTIEGFNLPNKGLIHGEQVYHYNRPLLVGEEVQCYTEVESVYERSGSQGSMIFLVLKNYGDDIEGNNIFSEKMVIIINEAVRKAMGL
- a CDS encoding MaoC/PaaZ C-terminal domain-containing protein, which translates into the protein MKTIEVFQVGESLEEVQLSPVTRIDLIKYAGASGDYNPIHTIDEEATKVGLPGIIAHGMWTMGNLSKLFTPYLEEGFIENYTIRFRGMVFLKDVITLKAKVVETAENKVHFDVAAVNQDGAPVIKGKVVFSKYL
- a CDS encoding methionine aminopeptidase; the protein is MGILNSVSDWFAARHERRVLEMESLGRCPMCNGKGFNSFSMYEYYYAEPVECAGCYGSGNYTDWYDGNEQ
- a CDS encoding ABC-F family ATP-binding cassette domain-containing protein; this translates as MSIVNVENLTHYFGDKLIFKDIEFRLLNLERVGLVGPNGAGKSTLLQILTGSIQPDKGKIDYHPNVRIGYLEQHIDLTEGMTIKEYLQSAFKYLYEAEQEMLELSSKMGGLEGEELEQLLKRFAEVQQLLESHDFYMLDPRIEEVASGLGITALGMDTDVSHLSGGQRTKLLLAKLLLEEPGILMLDEPTNYLDFEHIEWLKDYLKNYPRSFILISHDTSFLNEVVNVIYHLEHKQLTRYIGNYNKFEEAYELRKHQIFTAYDRQQAEIKKLETYIQKNKVRASTSRQAKDRERKLMKIDRIEKPSLSPRPRFSFNVSERPGNVVLEVKSLEIGYVKPLLPPFSFKLQRGEKVAITGYNGIGKSTTLKTFIGEVTPLKGTVSFGSNVNPSYFAQEWNTTSEQTPLEFIWSLHEKMTQKEVRRVLAKSGLKTDHIYQPLQSLSGGEQTRVRLCQLMLERSNWLILDEPTNHLDFQAKEALAIALEKYEGTIIVVSHEPEFYKSWVTQVWDLEQWQLK
- a CDS encoding CAP domain-containing protein; translation: MGRENNVVIEEEMGTTSISNDKTNIPSSKFPHTKAVLIQEAKFKFVKSGEGQGQGKAQGQGNRNFKFLTGAQGKHGATGQQQQPAQKQEQQQPAQQQEQQQPAQQQEQQQPAQQQEQQQPAQQQEQQQPAQQQEQQQPAQQQEQQQPAQQEQPAQEQETAKQAPAQGISQAEQKVIDLTNAERRKAGLPDLKADTSLSNVAREKSNDMQKNNYFSHTSPTYGSPFDMMRDFGVSYKTAGENIAQGQQTPEQVVQAWMNSEGHRKNIMSKDFTHIGVGYQQSGHHWTQMFIGK